The proteins below are encoded in one region of Oncorhynchus nerka isolate Pitt River linkage group LG15, Oner_Uvic_2.0, whole genome shotgun sequence:
- the LOC115143097 gene encoding retinoic acid receptor gamma-A-like isoform X2, giving the protein MFDCMEALGMAPRPLFDVSTQGACMLGKATPFFPGLDPFAWGGTASVQSVETQSTSSEEMVPSSPSPPPPPRIYKPCFVCQDKSSGYHYGVSSCEGCKGFFRRSIQKNMVYTCHRDKNCQINKVTRNRCQYCRLQKCFEVGMSKEAVRNDRNKKKKDVKEEVVLPESYELSGELEELVNKVSKAHKDTFPSLVQLGKYTTNSSADHRVQLDLGLWDKFSELSTKCIIKIVEFAKRLPGFTTLTIADQITLLKSACLDILMLRICTRYTPEQDTMTFSDGLTLNRTQMHNAGFGPLTELVFAFAGQLLPLEMDDTETGLLSAICLICGDRMDLEEPQKVDKLQEPLLEALKIYARRRRPNKPHLFPRMLMKVTDLRGISTKGAERAITLKMEIPGPMPPLIREMLENPEAFEDSSDSGDSASAAAPPAIQAIKKEREEEKSLEEEDEEDEWGDEDRERGADSDGEPWGEAAVAAGGSQKGATGRAQ; this is encoded by the exons CAGTAGAGACCCAGAGCACCAGCTCTGAGGAGATGGTGCCCAGTTCACCCTCTCCGCCCCCTCCTCCCCGCATCTACAAGCCTTGCTTCGTGTGCCAGGACAAGTCCTCTGGATACCACTATGGGGTCAGCTCATGTGAGGGCTGCAAG gGATTCTTCCGGCGCAGTATTCAGAAGAACATGGTGTATACTTGCCACCGAGACAAGAACTGTCAGATCAACAAGGTGACCCGTAACCGCTGTCAGTACTGCCGGCTGCAGAAGTGCTTTGAGGTCGGCATGTCCAAAGAAG CGGTGCGTAATGACAGGAACAAGAAGAAGAaagatgtgaaggaggaggtggtgttgCCGGAGAGCTATGAGCTCAGTGGAGAACTGGAGGAGCTAGTCAACAAAGTCAGCAAGGCCCACAAAGACACCTTCCCCTCACTCGTCCAGCTGGGCAAATACACTACA AACTCCAGTGCAGACCACCGTGTGCAGTTGGATCTGGGGCTGTGGGATAAGTTCAGTGAACTTTCCACCAAGTGCATCATCAAAATAGTGGAGTTTGCCAAGCGCCTGCCAGGCTTCACCACCCTCACCATCGCTGACCAGATCACACTTCTCAAATCAGCCTGTCTGGACATACTG ATGCTGAGGATCTGCACTCGCTACACTCCGGAGCAGGACACAATGACCTTCTCAGACGGGCTGACCCTGAACCGGACCCAGATGCACAACGCAGGCTTCGGCCCGCTCACAGAACTGGTGTTTGCCTTTGCTGGCCAGCTGCTGCCTCTGGAGATGGacgacacagagactggcctccTCAGTGCCATCTGCCTcatctgtggag ACCGTATGGACTTGGAGGAGCCCCAGAAGGTAGACAAGCTGCAGGAGCCCCTCCTGGAGGCCCTAAAGATCTACGCCCGCCGCAGACGCCCCAACAAGCCACATTTGTTCCCCCGTATGCTGATGAAGGTCACGGATCTCAGGGGCATCAGCACCAAGG gtgCAGAGAGGGCCATCACTCTGAAGATGGAGATCCCAGGCCCCATGCCTCCTCTGATCAGGGAGATGCTGGAGAACCCTGAAGCCTTTGAGGACAGCAGCGACTCTGGGGACAGCGCCTCTGCCGCCGCCCCCCCCGCCATCCAGGCcatcaagaaagagagagaggaggagaagagcctggaggaggaagatgaggaggacgaATGGGGGgatgaggatagggagagaggggcggACAGCGATGGGGAGCCTTGGGGGGAGGCTGCAGTGGCAGCAGGGGGGTCCCAGAAAGGGGCGACTGGGAGAGCCCAGTGA